A stretch of the Crocinitomicaceae bacterium genome encodes the following:
- a CDS encoding SpoIIE family protein phosphatase, which translates to MRILSLIISLILLSASAAAQQFHLKKYGLEEGLPRVGVYDILQDDHGFLWIGTEGGGVCTFDGYKFHSYTRRNGLTSDNVRLIFQASDKTIWVATDEGVCYFNGTDFIKVSLSDSLDEDRIRSIHEDDNGKIWVGSDHGISFIHADKKLADTSFSFQQNFSDSTVRCLTWYQNKMWVGTDSGLYWYDKQNGLSLFPMQNNLCSWSILKVFPDSKGNIWIGTDQGVNKISDSIITVFTTKDGLINNRVRSIAEDQYGNIWFGTSRGISVYDYGEMINLTMANGLTNDRVRCLTTDSFGNMWVGTFFGGIMRYNPKDFIGFTTTEGLASNQIQALCEDEYGDVLVGTNAGLTYLEVIDNKLYNYSTLTLGDNYLGNSIRAVYYDENGYVWLGNARGITIIKNDYKKELVFVNSEDGSTNVTVTAIKKYHGKYYVGTNSGLFQVNVDEQYQFFEIINLSENNQMGGKEVSSIAKDYNDRIWFGFSDGTISVLDQAKLITPAVPENLENVLTIAIDSTGNLWFGTNGNGLFTGTYDASKRKLNLKNYSTLEQLSSNYIYSILVTDDKIWLGHEHGIDILLKSADSVSTIIHCGKEIGFAGLQNNTGAALLDSKGNIWFGTMNGLYRLNTKELSSFTDGTPSIVYLTGLMVNEQFVDWKNSEWCDTTWGMYDLPVNLNLPYNKNNLSFEFLGINFIAPEKIKFSWKLEGFDDDWSAPSSFLQAQYTNLPAGIYTFKVRASNELGVIQDTYESITFIIEKPFWETWGFRIAAGVFITLLVLMFLRWRTKQLRENQRKLEAIIAERTQEITSQKEMLEEKNKEVTDSIFYSRRIQRSILPAKEKVAKLIEKYFIFFRPKDIVSGDFYWADRSLDKSKTFFAVADCTGHGVPGAMVSLIGVRALTSALRESGITVASEILDNVNESVIETFTDHSTNTIIKDGMDIALCSLDYSNNSSIHFQYAGAHNSVWIVRTELDENILIDGEVYEPNLVYAGYKLFEIKADKQPIGYFDGRKAFSNHTGVLKNGDRIYLYSDGFADQFGGEKGKKFKYKTLKELILSAQEHTVEEQYTIIRNAFYDWKREFEQIDDVCLMGVEV; encoded by the coding sequence ATGCGTATTCTTAGTCTGATAATAAGCCTCATTCTACTGTCTGCTTCAGCAGCTGCGCAACAATTTCATTTGAAAAAATATGGCCTTGAAGAAGGGTTGCCTCGTGTTGGGGTTTACGATATTTTGCAGGATGATCATGGATTTTTGTGGATAGGTACTGAAGGTGGAGGTGTGTGTACGTTTGATGGGTATAAATTTCACTCATACACGCGACGCAATGGTTTAACGTCTGATAATGTTCGCTTAATTTTTCAGGCAAGTGATAAAACAATATGGGTTGCAACGGATGAGGGAGTGTGCTATTTTAACGGCACTGATTTCATCAAAGTTTCGCTGTCTGATTCGTTGGATGAAGACAGAATCAGATCAATTCATGAAGATGACAACGGAAAAATTTGGGTAGGTTCTGATCATGGTATCAGTTTCATTCACGCTGACAAAAAACTGGCTGATACAAGTTTCAGTTTTCAGCAAAATTTTTCTGATAGTACCGTGAGGTGTCTTACTTGGTATCAAAATAAAATGTGGGTTGGCACTGACTCAGGCCTTTATTGGTATGACAAACAAAATGGCTTGTCTCTTTTTCCAATGCAAAACAATTTATGTTCTTGGTCAATATTGAAAGTTTTCCCTGATTCAAAAGGAAATATTTGGATTGGAACTGATCAAGGGGTGAATAAAATTTCAGATTCTATCATCACGGTTTTCACAACAAAAGATGGGTTAATAAATAACCGTGTGCGCTCTATTGCAGAAGATCAATATGGAAATATTTGGTTCGGTACTTCAAGAGGCATTTCTGTATATGATTACGGTGAAATGATTAATCTCACTATGGCTAACGGGTTAACAAATGATCGGGTGCGCTGCCTGACAACTGACTCGTTTGGTAACATGTGGGTGGGTACTTTTTTTGGTGGAATCATGCGTTACAATCCTAAAGATTTTATTGGATTTACCACAACAGAAGGTTTAGCAAGTAATCAAATTCAGGCATTATGTGAAGATGAATACGGTGACGTGCTGGTTGGTACCAATGCCGGTTTGACATATCTTGAAGTGATAGATAATAAATTGTATAATTACTCTACTCTTACATTGGGTGATAATTATTTGGGCAATTCTATTCGTGCGGTATATTATGATGAAAACGGATATGTATGGTTAGGAAATGCCAGAGGAATTACCATTATAAAAAATGATTATAAAAAAGAACTTGTTTTTGTAAATAGTGAGGACGGTTCAACAAATGTTACGGTTACTGCAATAAAAAAATACCACGGAAAATATTACGTGGGAACTAACTCCGGCTTATTTCAGGTGAATGTTGATGAGCAATACCAGTTTTTTGAAATCATTAATTTATCAGAGAATAATCAAATGGGAGGAAAAGAGGTTTCATCCATTGCTAAAGATTATAATGACCGTATTTGGTTTGGATTTTCTGATGGCACAATCAGTGTATTGGATCAGGCAAAATTAATTACCCCGGCTGTGCCTGAAAATCTTGAAAACGTACTCACCATTGCTATTGATTCAACGGGAAATTTATGGTTTGGTACGAATGGAAATGGGTTGTTCACCGGCACCTATGATGCCTCCAAACGAAAACTCAATCTAAAAAATTACAGCACCTTGGAGCAATTGTCTTCAAATTATATTTATTCTATCCTTGTTACTGATGACAAAATTTGGCTTGGCCATGAACACGGAATTGATATTCTTTTAAAATCAGCCGACTCTGTTTCAACCATCATTCATTGTGGTAAAGAAATTGGTTTTGCAGGCTTACAAAATAATACCGGTGCCGCTTTGTTAGACAGCAAAGGCAATATTTGGTTTGGCACCATGAATGGACTGTACCGCTTGAATACCAAAGAGCTTAGCTCATTTACTGATGGCACACCTTCTATTGTTTATCTCACGGGATTGATGGTGAATGAACAATTTGTTGATTGGAAAAATTCTGAGTGGTGTGACACTACTTGGGGTATGTATGATTTGCCGGTTAATCTTAATTTGCCGTACAACAAAAATAATTTGAGTTTTGAATTTTTAGGGATCAATTTCATTGCGCCTGAGAAAATAAAATTCAGTTGGAAATTAGAAGGCTTTGATGATGACTGGTCTGCACCTTCATCTTTTTTACAAGCTCAATATACCAATCTGCCGGCCGGAATTTACACCTTCAAAGTACGTGCTTCAAATGAATTGGGTGTCATTCAAGATACCTATGAATCTATCACTTTTATTATTGAAAAACCATTTTGGGAAACTTGGGGCTTCAGAATTGCCGCTGGCGTTTTTATCACGTTGTTGGTACTGATGTTCTTGCGTTGGAGAACCAAACAGCTCAGAGAAAATCAAAGAAAACTGGAAGCTATTATTGCAGAGCGTACGCAAGAAATTACCAGTCAAAAAGAAATGCTGGAAGAAAAAAATAAAGAGGTTACTGATTCTATTTTTTATTCAAGAAGAATTCAACGATCTATTTTACCTGCAAAAGAAAAAGTAGCTAAGCTCATTGAAAAGTATTTCATCTTCTTCCGTCCAAAAGATATTGTATCAGGAGATTTTTACTGGGCAGACAGATCATTGGATAAATCAAAAACATTTTTTGCTGTAGCTGATTGCACCGGACACGGTGTACCGGGCGCCATGGTTTCACTTATTGGAGTGCGTGCGCTCACCAGTGCTTTGCGTGAATCAGGCATTACTGTTGCCTCTGAAATACTTGACAATGTAAATGAATCTGTAATTGAAACTTTTACTGATCATTCTACAAATACCATCATTAAAGACGGAATGGATATTGCCTTGTGTTCATTGGATTATTCCAACAATAGCAGTATTCATTTTCAATATGCCGGTGCACATAATTCAGTTTGGATTGTCAGAACTGAACTTGATGAAAATATTTTAATTGATGGTGAAGTGTATGAACCCAATCTTGTTTACGCGGGTTACAAACTTTTTGAAATAAAAGCCGACAAACAACCAATTGGATATTTTGATGGAAGAAAAGCTTTCTCAAATCATACCGGCGTATTGAAAAATGGAGATCGCATTTATTTATATAGTGATGGTTTTGCTGATCAGTTCGGTGGAGAAAAAGGTAAAAAATTCAAGTATAAAACATTGAAAGAACTCATTCTCTCAGCGCAGGAGCATACTGTTGAAGAACAATACACCATCATCAGAAATGCCTTCTACGACTGGAAGAGAGAGTTTGAACAAATTGATGATGTCTGCCTGATGGGCGTTGAAGTATAA
- a CDS encoding patatin-like phospholipase family protein has protein sequence MQKKLIISIDAGGIRGIIPLVILRAIQEKINFNLSEKVHAWYGTSTGAVIAAGLLIQPQDDFHEAIQNVLDIYEFRSSSAINPFGTSEPARALNKILNQNFGNHQFDRIQNLHVVTCRLPEFEVEIFSKENNTNLATALKATCAVPRIFKPVRIRQHDYVDGFIRAKNPSMLAIDKSLKQHEHIILLSLGTGILRELDEIESMVRSTHKQCEELEQGGKITYFRFNPTLIEAEDNMQDTRLKNIFALKKDTENYLHEKREKLQAFIQLIQSI, from the coding sequence TTGCAAAAAAAACTGATCATATCCATTGATGCCGGTGGCATTCGCGGTATTATTCCATTAGTGATTTTACGAGCAATTCAGGAAAAAATAAACTTTAACTTATCAGAAAAAGTGCATGCATGGTACGGCACTTCAACAGGTGCTGTCATTGCAGCCGGCTTACTCATTCAACCTCAAGATGATTTTCATGAAGCCATTCAAAATGTATTGGATATTTATGAGTTCAGGTCATCATCTGCCATCAACCCGTTTGGCACTTCTGAGCCGGCACGTGCGCTGAATAAAATACTCAACCAGAATTTTGGAAATCATCAATTTGACCGCATTCAAAATTTACATGTTGTCACTTGCAGGCTGCCGGAATTTGAAGTTGAAATTTTCAGTAAAGAAAACAATACCAATTTGGCAACCGCTTTGAAAGCAACCTGTGCGGTTCCTCGGATATTTAAACCGGTGCGCATCAGACAACATGATTATGTGGATGGATTTATTCGCGCAAAAAATCCATCTATGTTGGCAATTGACAAATCATTAAAACAACATGAACACATTATCTTGCTCAGTTTAGGAACCGGAATATTACGCGAGTTGGATGAAATAGAATCCATGGTGCGATCAACGCATAAACAATGTGAAGAACTGGAACAAGGCGGTAAAATTACCTACTTCAGGTTTAATCCAACATTGATAGAAGCAGAAGACAACATGCAAGATACTCGCTTAAAAAATATTTTTGCTTTAAAAAAAGATACTGAAAATTATCTGCATGAGAAACGCGAAAAACTTCAAGCTTTCATCCAATTAATTCAGTCTATTTAA
- a CDS encoding LysM peptidoglycan-binding domain-containing protein: protein MALGGNTGHSYGAHLHFEIRFYDVPIDPELVFNFKYGAVNDNLLVHKGIFVDGGYRSTARLDDGTAKVGSGNTNTTNSSGSSSSSAKTHKVKSGDTLSKIALQYGTTVTKLCQLNGIKSTDIIHIGQVLKVR from the coding sequence ATTGCATTGGGTGGTAATACAGGGCATAGTTATGGAGCACACCTTCATTTTGAAATTCGGTTTTATGATGTGCCTATTGATCCTGAACTAGTTTTTAATTTTAAATATGGCGCAGTAAATGATAATTTATTAGTGCATAAAGGAATTTTTGTTGACGGCGGATATCGTTCAACTGCTCGGTTAGATGATGGTACAGCTAAGGTAGGAAGCGGAAATACAAACACAACCAATTCAAGTGGCAGCAGCAGTTCATCAGCTAAAACGCACAAAGTAAAAAGTGGAGATACGCTCTCAAAAATTGCCTTACAATATGGCACCACGGTAACAAAATTATGTCAGCTGAACGGAATCAAATCAACAGACATCATTCACATTGGACAAGTATTAAAGGTGCGCTGA